Proteins found in one Pontibacter sp. SGAir0037 genomic segment:
- a CDS encoding DUF5982 domain-containing protein — protein MGIRTDILHLPFRISEEKRLSDEDILNKKEGVYVTGLPELTVDPIRGLTVGANAFLFNNRDRTDPFFYYTPYRIRYGIGLRVAQNGRVDGELSVDIPFAFNTKWRLRGDFIYANDPNWQYFGIGSQTLQSLTYLDKSSGNLVENARFPDYYRNLALTRPGRGTAYSEEPNRTYTDVHYNEVDYTQMLFGLAAERTFFEGRMRLMFGAELLFIGIDQHDYKKSPEAIDRHTGEDTEALQARTRITDDYEAQQRGDVNSTWARYNIGGYKGGRIGLLQTGLMWDTRDLEPDPSHGIFAEYAQEISATWTGSELNFTKHLLQGMFYRKVLPSVMGRTVFAGRMAVGYIRGSYIPFTEVLDLWGSSEGGGIPVLGGSRALRGYREGRFSGMVTSLVNLELRTRFYQKRIFNQHLAFYAVPFLDGGQVWDSFGDIEFNNVKHNKGLGARIAWNQATILRFDYARSKEDAQFFFVFGHTF, from the coding sequence ATGGGAATCAGAACAGATATCTTGCACCTGCCTTTTCGTATTTCCGAAGAAAAGAGGCTCAGTGATGAAGACATCCTGAATAAAAAAGAAGGTGTTTATGTAACGGGCCTGCCTGAACTTACCGTGGACCCGATCAGGGGGCTTACTGTTGGCGCCAATGCTTTCCTGTTTAACAACAGAGACCGCACAGATCCATTTTTTTACTATACGCCCTATCGCATCCGCTATGGTATAGGGCTGCGTGTCGCCCAGAATGGACGTGTAGACGGTGAACTGAGCGTGGATATTCCTTTTGCATTCAATACCAAATGGCGCCTCAGAGGCGATTTTATTTACGCGAACGACCCGAACTGGCAATATTTCGGCATCGGCAGCCAAACGCTTCAATCTCTTACTTATCTGGATAAGTCCTCCGGCAACCTGGTGGAAAATGCGCGTTTTCCGGATTATTACCGGAACCTGGCCCTCACCCGGCCTGGCAGAGGAACTGCCTATAGCGAAGAACCCAACAGAACCTATACCGATGTGCATTATAATGAAGTAGACTATACCCAGATGCTCTTCGGTTTAGCAGCCGAAAGAACGTTTTTTGAGGGCAGGATGCGCCTGATGTTCGGAGCTGAACTTCTGTTCATCGGCATTGACCAGCATGATTACAAAAAATCACCGGAAGCCATCGACAGGCATACTGGCGAAGACACGGAGGCCTTACAGGCCAGAACCAGAATTACAGATGATTATGAGGCGCAACAAAGGGGAGATGTCAATTCTACCTGGGCCAGGTATAACATTGGCGGTTATAAGGGCGGCAGAATCGGTTTGCTGCAAACCGGCCTGATGTGGGATACGCGGGACCTGGAGCCAGATCCGTCGCATGGGATTTTTGCAGAGTATGCACAGGAGATTTCTGCTACCTGGACTGGCTCTGAATTAAACTTTACCAAGCACTTACTGCAGGGCATGTTTTACCGGAAGGTATTGCCTTCAGTTATGGGTCGCACTGTTTTTGCCGGCAGAATGGCTGTAGGATACATCAGGGGCAGTTATATCCCTTTCACGGAGGTACTGGACCTTTGGGGTTCATCTGAGGGTGGGGGTATTCCGGTATTGGGCGGCTCCAGGGCGCTGCGTGGTTATCGCGAAGGCCGCTTTAGTGGTATGGTTACTTCGCTTGTAAACCTGGAACTGAGGACAAGATTTTACCAAAAGCGGATCTTTAACCAACACCTGGCTTTTTATGCCGTGCCGTTTTTAGATGGCGGGCAGGTCTGGGATAGCTTCGGTGACATAGAATTTAATAATGTAAAACATAACAAAGGCCTCGGTGCGCGGATTGCCTGGAACCAGGCCACTA
- a CDS encoding ATP-binding protein, translated as MKIRHRLTLLFTAIMGAILLAFAFAIYFSYASNREEEFYRQLRQQAITKANLLFDAQVDPEILQTIYRNTRNSHYQEEVAIYDTGFNLLYHDAVDLDFVKETADMMAEIRQKQEIQFKQEGLQVVGFLFSYQGKNYIITAAAYDENGYTKLWNLRLSLVVALVVGIIIIFLTGRFFSRQALQPVAAMVDKAGRITATNIDLRLPEGNGKDEISELAITFNQMLDRLEGSLESQRHFVSNVSHELRTPLAAIIAELELARSQKRTSEAYESAIDNALSDARKLTRLSTGMLDLAKASYDQAAIKFKEVRLDELLLDARLQVLRANPDYHIHIAFDTAFEDDNDIAILGNEYLLRTAFSNLMENGCKFSPARQSDITIGFDAVQTHICFKDQGIGIPQEEQQQVFEAFYRGSNRSYAEGNGIGLSLTHKIVKLHKGEISLVSEPGLGTTFTLSFRHL; from the coding sequence ATGAAAATCCGCCACAGGCTGACCTTGTTGTTTACGGCCATTATGGGCGCCATATTACTTGCTTTCGCATTTGCTATCTACTTTAGCTATGCCAGTAACCGCGAAGAAGAGTTTTACCGCCAGCTCCGGCAGCAGGCCATTACAAAGGCCAACCTGCTTTTTGATGCACAGGTAGATCCGGAAATACTGCAGACCATTTACCGGAACACCCGCAATTCTCATTACCAGGAAGAGGTTGCCATTTATGATACGGGGTTTAACCTGCTCTACCACGATGCTGTAGACCTTGATTTTGTGAAAGAAACCGCCGATATGATGGCGGAAATCAGGCAAAAGCAGGAGATACAGTTTAAACAGGAGGGGCTGCAGGTGGTGGGATTCTTGTTTTCATACCAGGGAAAAAACTATATCATTACGGCAGCTGCCTACGACGAGAACGGCTATACCAAACTGTGGAACCTGCGCCTCTCGTTGGTGGTTGCCCTGGTGGTAGGTATCATTATCATTTTCCTCACCGGGCGCTTCTTCTCCCGCCAGGCCCTGCAACCTGTAGCGGCTATGGTAGACAAAGCCGGGCGTATAACAGCCACTAACATCGACCTCCGGCTGCCCGAAGGTAATGGGAAAGACGAAATTTCAGAACTAGCCATTACCTTTAACCAGATGCTCGACCGGCTGGAGGGCTCCCTGGAGTCGCAGCGCCATTTTGTTTCAAACGTATCGCATGAACTGCGCACTCCACTGGCCGCCATTATTGCCGAACTCGAACTGGCCCGGTCGCAGAAAAGAACATCCGAAGCCTATGAATCAGCGATAGATAATGCCCTGAGCGATGCCAGAAAGCTCACGCGCCTTTCGACCGGTATGCTGGACCTGGCAAAAGCAAGCTATGATCAGGCAGCTATCAAATTTAAAGAAGTGCGCCTGGACGAACTGCTGCTCGATGCCCGTTTACAGGTTTTAAGAGCGAACCCCGACTACCACATTCACATTGCCTTCGATACAGCCTTTGAGGATGATAACGACATTGCCATCCTGGGGAATGAATATTTGCTTCGGACAGCTTTTTCTAATTTGATGGAGAATGGATGCAAATTCTCACCTGCCAGGCAATCCGATATCACGATTGGCTTTGATGCTGTTCAAACACATATTTGTTTTAAAGACCAGGGCATTGGCATTCCCCAAGAAGAGCAGCAACAGGTATTTGAAGCTTTTTACAGGGGCTCAAACAGAAGCTATGCAGAAGGTAACGGTATCGGTTTATCTCTTACCCATAAAATTGTAAAACTCCACAAAGGTGAGATTTCACTGGTATCAGAACCAGGTTTAGGAACTACCTTTACCCTTTCTTTCCGGCATTTATAG
- a CDS encoding response regulator transcription factor: protein MHPILIIEDEQRVSDLIRRGLEEQGYATEVAYDGETGKKLVIGREYCLIIMDIILPKINGLDLCKELRQAKPDIPIIMLTALGTTDDKVEGFDAGANDYLVKPFDFRELHVRIRELLKRSKATTAGGSGSVLKTADLEMNLQTKSVSRSGKEISLTPKEFALLEFMMRNSGRVISRVEIAQHVWDTHFDTGTNFIDVYINYLRKKIYKAFPTRLIHTKPGMGFIFKEEGEK from the coding sequence ATGCATCCGATTTTAATCATAGAAGATGAGCAACGCGTGTCTGACCTGATCAGGCGCGGACTGGAAGAGCAGGGCTATGCTACAGAAGTTGCCTACGACGGTGAAACAGGTAAAAAACTGGTTATTGGCAGGGAGTACTGCCTGATAATTATGGATATCATCCTGCCTAAAATAAACGGACTGGACCTGTGTAAGGAACTGCGTCAGGCAAAACCAGATATCCCGATCATTATGCTCACAGCACTTGGCACCACCGACGATAAGGTAGAAGGTTTCGACGCAGGTGCTAACGACTACCTGGTAAAGCCCTTCGATTTCAGAGAACTGCATGTCCGCATCCGGGAATTGCTTAAACGGAGCAAAGCTACTACTGCCGGTGGCAGTGGTTCTGTGTTGAAAACAGCGGATCTGGAAATGAACCTGCAGACAAAATCTGTCAGCCGTTCCGGGAAAGAAATCAGTCTGACACCCAAAGAATTTGCCTTACTTGAATTCATGATGCGTAATAGCGGCAGAGTTATTTCCAGGGTGGAGATTGCGCAGCATGTATGGGATACACATTTCGATACAGGCACTAATTTTATTGATGTTTACATTAACTACCTTCGTAAAAAGATCTACAAAGCATTTCCGACTAGGTTGATTCATACGAAACCGGGCATGGGGTTTATTTTTAAGGAGGAAGGTGAGAAATGA